In Mercurialis annua linkage group LG5, ddMerAnnu1.2, whole genome shotgun sequence, a single genomic region encodes these proteins:
- the LOC126681160 gene encoding uncharacterized protein LOC126681160, which yields MIVCVAVVGHQNNPLYIQSFTEADDALKLHHIVHCSLDVVDERVNNPKKSGPTLNETFLGLLYPTENYKVYGYLTNTKVKFILVTTDLDVRDADVRNFFRRFHAGYVDAVSNPFHVPGKKITSKTFAERVSNIVKSFGLSSAG from the exons ATGATCGTATGCGTGGCGGTCGTCGGGCATCAG AACAATCCACTCTACATTCAGAGCTTCACTGAGGCGGATGATGCTCTTAAGCTTCACCACATTGTTCACTGCTCCCTTGACGTCGTCGACGAGCGCG TGAATAATCCCAAAAAGTCAGGGCCAACTTTGAATGAGACGTTCCTCGGATTGCTTTATCCTACTGAGAATTACAAAGT ATATGGCTACTTGACGAACACAAAGGTGAAGTTCATCTTGGTCACAACTGATTTGGATGTCAGAGATGCGGATGTCAGAAAT TTTTTCCGGAGGTTCCATGCTGGATATGTCGATGCAGTTTCCAACCCATTTCATGTACCAGGCAAAAAGATCACATCAAAAACTTTTGCAGAAAGAGTAAGCAACATTGTCAAGTCATTTGGATTGAGCTCAGCTGGCTAA
- the LOC126681158 gene encoding probable 26S proteasome non-ATPase regulatory subunit 3: MTQDVEMKELPAPAAAAAPSNSAAAPSPSTLNHLKEIASLIETGAYAREVRRILRAVRLTMALRRKLKSQVLFSFLNSILTPGSEAYTRLCSYLPKEDDHEMEVDTATSVIPAPTKSLLPELEMYCYLLVLIYLIDQKKYSEAKACSSASIARLKNLNRRTVDVLASRLYFYYSLSYELTDELAEIRGNLLALHRIATLRHDELGQETLLNLLLRNYLHYNLYDQAEKLRSKAPRFEAHSNQQFCRYLFYLGKIRTIQLEYTDAKESLLQAARKAPIAALGFRVQCNKWAIIVRLLLGEIPERTVFMQKGMETALRPYFELTNAVRIGDLELFKSVAEKFSTTFSADRTHNLIVRLRHNVIRTGLRNISISYSRISLADVATKLRLDSPNPVADAESIVAKAIRDGAIDATTDHAKGWMVSKETGDIYSTNEPQIAFNSRIAFCLNMHNEAVRALRFPPNSHKEKESAEKRRERQQQEQELAKHIAEEDDDEF; this comes from the exons ATGACTCAAGACGTCGAGATGAAAGAGCTTCCAGCTCCGGCGGCAGCGGCAGCTCCGTCCAATTCCGCCGCTGCTCCGTCTCCTTCTACTCTCAACC ATTTGAAAGAGATTGCTTCTCTCATTGAAACCGGCGCTTATGCCCGAGAAGTGCGGCGGATTTTGCGTGCTGTTCGTCTTACTATGGCTTTGAGGAGAAAATTGAAATCTCaagttcttttttcttttcttaattccATTCTTACCCCTGGATCGGAGGCTTATACTCGGCTGTGTTCTTATCTTCCCAAG GAGGATGATCATGAAATGGAGGTTGACACGGCAACATCAGTGATCCCAGCTCCTACAAAAAGCCTTTTACCGGAGCTGGAGATGTATTGCTATCTATTGGTGCTGATTTATTTGATTGATCAGAAGAAGTACAGTGAG GCCAAAGCTTGTTCATCGGCAAGCATTGCTCGTCTTAAAAACTTGAATAGGAGGACTGTTGATGTTCTGGCATCTAGGCTGTATTTTTACTACTCTCTTAGTTATGAACTCACTGATGAATTAGCTGAAATCAGGGG TAATCTCCTTGCTCTTCATCGCATTGCAACATTGCGCCATGATGAGCTTGGACAG GAAACTCTTCTCAACCTGCTACTTCGCAATTATCTGCACTACAACTTATATGATCAGGCAGAGAAGTTGAGGTCGAAGGCTCCTCGATTCGAAGCCCACTCAAATCAGCAG TTCTGTCGGTACCTCTTTTACTTGGGCAAGATTAGGACAATTCAATTGGAGTACACTGATGCCAAGGAATCCCTCCTTCAAGCTGCAAGGAAAGCTCCCATTGCAGCTCTTGGTTTTCGAGTTCAATGCAACAAATGGGCAATTATTGTCAGATTACTGCTAGGAGAAATCCCTGAGAGAACTGTTTTTATGCAGAAAGGAATGGAGACAGCTTTGAGGCCATACTTTGAGTTGACAAAT GCTGTTCGGATAGGGGATTTGGAGCTCTTTAAGTCTGTTGCAGAGAAGTTCTCAACCACTTTTAGTGCAGACAGGACTCACAATTTAATTGTTAGACTGCGACACAATGTCATAAGGACTGGACTTCGAAACATCAGTATTTCTTATTCTCGTATATCACTTGCTGACGTGGCCACGAAGTTGAGATTGGACTCCCCCAACCCTGTTGCTGATGCGGAGAGTATAGTGGCCAAGGCAATAAGAGATGGCGCAATTGACGCCACAACAGATCACGCCAAGGGCTGGATGGTTTCAAAGGAAACAGGGGACATTTACTCCACTAATGAGCCTCAAATTGCATTCAACTCGAGGATTGCTTTCTGCCTCAATATGCATAACGAGGCAGTGCGGGCACTTCGGTTTCCACCAAATTCCCACAAGGAGAAGGAAAGTGCAGAGAAGAGAAGGGAGCGACAGCAGCAAGAGCAGGAGCTTGCTAAACACATAGCCGAGGAGGACGATGATGAGTTTTAG